The following coding sequences lie in one Arachis ipaensis cultivar K30076 chromosome B05, Araip1.1, whole genome shotgun sequence genomic window:
- the LOC107643296 gene encoding putative ciliary rootlet coiled-coil protein 2 isoform X3 translates to MAESATDESLLARIQQLEQERDELRKDIEQLCMQQAGPGYLAVATRMHFQRTAGLEQEIESLKKKVAACTRDNLNLQEELSEAYRIKSQLADLHNAEVSKNMEAEKQVKFFQGCVAAAFAERDQAIIEAEKAKEKEEIMSQQINGIHQRIEELTSDCVKLKEFNDALQIDLSKQIELSVNFKMNSMDKVVDNGIADLKHHHSQYKEHIMNLLNDGESSIKSIINVIDERVRSFDQSTVPYLIPQRDGQLEDHECRDVHISPQTKPVSSSKSDPSLVELEAGGKGDRFDALAVALQEKVAALLLLSQQEERHLLERNMNAALQQKIEELQRNLVQVTNEKVKALVEFAQLKQEHQLLIEKLDQETKHGKAMVSIGESKLITHERDGSLKNLLKKTYLSRWIGPLDKSGNEVNSNPNNEGKFLNKRSTSMDFARMKIEIATFKESMESLECLTSSIHRLRLSLFKTKESVACEDVVSNISEVLNEIINEAKLVKTALGSSLPISWSGEGDAGYTGDNGGSGTPHQECSDEKIDTVSAAGLEMVELLIFAAQILRDRANQHNMAVDS, encoded by the exons ATGGCTGAGAGTGCAACGGACGAGTCCTTGTTGGCTCGGATCCAACAACTGGAACAGG AGCGTGATGAATTACGCAAAGATATTGAACAGTTATGCATGCAGCAAGCTGGGCCTGGGTACCTTGCTGTGGCTACTCGAATGCATTTCCAAAG GACAGCTGGATTGGAGCAGGAGATTGAGAGTTTGAAAAAGAAGGTGGCTGCTTGTACACGAGACAATCTAAATCTGCAAGAGGAGCTTTCAGAGGCTTATAGAATTAAA AGTCAACTGGCAGATCTACACAATGCCGAGGTTTCCAAG AATATGGAAGCAGAGAAGCAGGTTAAATTTTTCCAGGGTTGTGTAGCTGCTGCTTTTGCTGAAAGGGATCAAGCAATTATTGAG GCTGAAAAGGCCAAGGAAAAGGAGGAGATAATGTCACAACAAATAAATGGCATTCATCAAAG GATAGAGGAGCTCACCTCCGATTGTGTTAAACTGAAAGAGTTTAATGATGCTCTGCAGATTGATCTATCAAAGCAGATTGAGCTGAGTGTAAATTTCAAGATG AATTCGATGGACAAAGTGGTTGATAATGGCATAGCAGACCTAAAGCATCATCACTCTCAGTATAAGGAGCATATTATGAATTTACTGAATGATGGGGAATCAAGTATTAAATCCATAATCAATGTGATTGATGAAAGAGTCAGGAGTTTTGATCAGAGTACTGTGCCATATTTGATCCCCCAAAGAGATGGACAACTAGAAGATCATGAATGTCGAGATGTGCATATAAGCCCTCAAACTAAACCAGTATCATCATCTAAG AGTGATCCTAGCTTGGTGGAACTGGAAGCTGGTGGAAAAGGTGATAGATTTGATGCTCTAGCAGTTGCTTTACAAGAAAAG GTTGCTGCATTATTGCTCTTATCACAACAGGAGGAAAGACATCTATTGGAGAGAAATATGAATGCAGCCCTTCAACAGAAGATTGAAGAACTTCAGAGAAATTTGGTGCAG gTTACCAATGAAAAGGTGAAAGCTCTTGTGGAATTTGCACAACTAAAGCAGGAGCATCAGTTACTGATAGA GAAACTGGATCAGGAGACTAAACACGGAAAAGCCATGGTTAGCATTGGAGAAAGCAAGCTTATTACTCATGAAAGAGATGGAAGTTTAAAAAACTTACTGAAGAAAACATATCTAAGTCGATGGATTGGCCCACTTGATAAGAGCGGCAATGAAGTCAACAGTAATCCAAATAATGAAGGAAAATTCCTTAATAAGAGATCCACCAGTATGGATTTTGCAAG AATGAAGATTGAAATTGCTACATTTAAGGAAAGCATGGAAAGCTTGGAGTGTTTAACTTCATCAATTCATAGGCTTCGTCTCTCTCTTTTCAAG ACCAAGGAATCTGTTGCCTGTGAAGATGTAGTTTCTAATATCTCCGAAGTCCTCAATGAAATTATCAATGAAGCAAAACTTGTAAAGACTGCACTTGGGAGCTCCTTACCCATCAGTTGGTCAGGGGAAGGAGATGCTGGTTACACGGGAGATAATGGGGGCAGTGGCACGCCGCATCAGGAATGCAGTGATGAGAAGATAGATACTGTTTCTGCGGCGGGGCTTGAGATGGTAGAACTTTTGATATTTGCTGCTCAGATATTGAGAGATCGCGCAAACCAACATAACATGGCTGTTGATAGTTGA
- the LOC107643296 gene encoding myosin-2 heavy chain isoform X1, translating to MAESATDESLLARIQQLEQERDELRKDIEQLCMQQAGPGYLAVATRMHFQRTAGLEQEIESLKKKVAACTRDNLNLQEELSEAYRIKSQLADLHNAEVSKNMEAEKQVKFFQGCVAAAFAERDQAIIEAEKAKEKEEIMSQQINGIHQRIEELTSDCVKLKEFNDALQIDLSKQIELSVNFKMVVNKFVQIRQGSLEEFEDTSWDDKCACLLHDPDALWSFNDASTSKYISALEEQLETLRNSVDRLQNKLRVGLEIENHLKKRVTILEKKQNSMDKVVDNGIADLKHHHSQYKEHIMNLLNDGESSIKSIINVIDERVRSFDQSTVPYLIPQRDGQLEDHECRDVHISPQTKPVSSSKSDPSLVELEAGGKGDRFDALAVALQEKVAALLLLSQQEERHLLERNMNAALQQKIEELQRNLVQVTNEKVKALVEFAQLKQEHQLLIEKLDQETKHGKAMVSIGESKLITHERDGSLKNLLKKTYLSRWIGPLDKSGNEVNSNPNNEGKFLNKRSTSMDFARMKIEIATFKESMESLECLTSSIHRLRLSLFKTKESVACEDVVSNISEVLNEIINEAKLVKTALGSSLPISWSGEGDAGYTGDNGGSGTPHQECSDEKIDTVSAAGLEMVELLIFAAQILRDRANQHNMAVDS from the exons ATGGCTGAGAGTGCAACGGACGAGTCCTTGTTGGCTCGGATCCAACAACTGGAACAGG AGCGTGATGAATTACGCAAAGATATTGAACAGTTATGCATGCAGCAAGCTGGGCCTGGGTACCTTGCTGTGGCTACTCGAATGCATTTCCAAAG GACAGCTGGATTGGAGCAGGAGATTGAGAGTTTGAAAAAGAAGGTGGCTGCTTGTACACGAGACAATCTAAATCTGCAAGAGGAGCTTTCAGAGGCTTATAGAATTAAA AGTCAACTGGCAGATCTACACAATGCCGAGGTTTCCAAG AATATGGAAGCAGAGAAGCAGGTTAAATTTTTCCAGGGTTGTGTAGCTGCTGCTTTTGCTGAAAGGGATCAAGCAATTATTGAG GCTGAAAAGGCCAAGGAAAAGGAGGAGATAATGTCACAACAAATAAATGGCATTCATCAAAG GATAGAGGAGCTCACCTCCGATTGTGTTAAACTGAAAGAGTTTAATGATGCTCTGCAGATTGATCTATCAAAGCAGATTGAGCTGAGTGTAAATTTCAAGATG GTAGTTAATAAGTTTGTTCAGATCAGACAAGGTTCTCTGGAAGAATTTGAAGATACAAGTTGGGATGATAAATGTGCATGCCTTTTGCATGATCCTGATGCATTGTGGAGTTTTAATGATGCTTCCACCTCTAAATACATT AGTGCATTAGAAGAACAGCTGGAGACATTGAGGAATTCTGTAGATCGTCTTCAAAATAAACTAAGGGTG GGCTTGGAAATTGAAAATCATTTGAAGAAGAGAGTAACTATACTGGAAAAGAAACAA AATTCGATGGACAAAGTGGTTGATAATGGCATAGCAGACCTAAAGCATCATCACTCTCAGTATAAGGAGCATATTATGAATTTACTGAATGATGGGGAATCAAGTATTAAATCCATAATCAATGTGATTGATGAAAGAGTCAGGAGTTTTGATCAGAGTACTGTGCCATATTTGATCCCCCAAAGAGATGGACAACTAGAAGATCATGAATGTCGAGATGTGCATATAAGCCCTCAAACTAAACCAGTATCATCATCTAAG AGTGATCCTAGCTTGGTGGAACTGGAAGCTGGTGGAAAAGGTGATAGATTTGATGCTCTAGCAGTTGCTTTACAAGAAAAG GTTGCTGCATTATTGCTCTTATCACAACAGGAGGAAAGACATCTATTGGAGAGAAATATGAATGCAGCCCTTCAACAGAAGATTGAAGAACTTCAGAGAAATTTGGTGCAG gTTACCAATGAAAAGGTGAAAGCTCTTGTGGAATTTGCACAACTAAAGCAGGAGCATCAGTTACTGATAGA GAAACTGGATCAGGAGACTAAACACGGAAAAGCCATGGTTAGCATTGGAGAAAGCAAGCTTATTACTCATGAAAGAGATGGAAGTTTAAAAAACTTACTGAAGAAAACATATCTAAGTCGATGGATTGGCCCACTTGATAAGAGCGGCAATGAAGTCAACAGTAATCCAAATAATGAAGGAAAATTCCTTAATAAGAGATCCACCAGTATGGATTTTGCAAG AATGAAGATTGAAATTGCTACATTTAAGGAAAGCATGGAAAGCTTGGAGTGTTTAACTTCATCAATTCATAGGCTTCGTCTCTCTCTTTTCAAG ACCAAGGAATCTGTTGCCTGTGAAGATGTAGTTTCTAATATCTCCGAAGTCCTCAATGAAATTATCAATGAAGCAAAACTTGTAAAGACTGCACTTGGGAGCTCCTTACCCATCAGTTGGTCAGGGGAAGGAGATGCTGGTTACACGGGAGATAATGGGGGCAGTGGCACGCCGCATCAGGAATGCAGTGATGAGAAGATAGATACTGTTTCTGCGGCGGGGCTTGAGATGGTAGAACTTTTGATATTTGCTGCTCAGATATTGAGAGATCGCGCAAACCAACATAACATGGCTGTTGATAGTTGA
- the LOC107643297 gene encoding adenylyl-sulfate kinase 3 isoform X1: MTGTGTATVGAESVFPLLRLQTTSHIPKLGFLKLNRSLISLRSLQIKASDSSNQLRLNGAHDLTLSNSNGNATGSGTTNLKHLSTIGNSTNIQWHSCSVQKDDRHRLLHQKGCVIWITGLSGSGKSTIACALSRILHQRGKLTYVLDGDNIRHGLNKDLGFKAQDRAENIRRIGEVAKLFADAGVICIASLISPYRRDRDACRSMLPNGDFIEVFMDVPLHVCEARDPKGLYKLARAGKIKGFTGIDDPYETPIHSEIVLKHGEPCASPVEMAEKIVVYLENKGYLHA, encoded by the exons ATGACTGGCACTGGAACAGCAACTGTGGGGGCAGAAAGCGTTTTCCCTCTTCTTCGGCTTCAAACGACGTCGCATATTCCCAAGCTAGGGTTCTTAAAGCTCAACCGCTCTCTCATCAGCCTCAGATCCCTCCAAATCAAAGCCTCCGACAGCTCCAATCAGCTGCGCCTCAATGGCGCTCACGACCTCACTCTCTCCAACTCCAATGGCAATGCCACCGGATCCG GGACAACGAACCTGAAGCATTTATCTACAATTGGAAACTCTACAAATATTCAATGGCACAGCTGTTCCGTCCAAAAAGATGATAGGCACAGGTTACTCCATCAAAAAGGATGTGTCATATGGATCACTGGTCTTAGTGGCTCTG GGAAAAGCACCATAGCTTGTGCTTTGAGTCGAATCTTGCATCAGAGGGGCAAGTTGACTTATGTTCTTGATGGGGACAACATTCGGCATGGCTTGAACAAAGACCTTGGATTTAAAGCTCAAGACCGTGCAGAGAATATCAGGAGAATTG GTGAGGTAGCAAAGCTATTTGCAGATGCTGGAGTTATTTGCATTGCAAGCTTGATTTCTCCGTATAGAAGAGATCGAGATGCCTGCCGATCAATGTTGCCAAATGGAGATTTTATTGAG GTTTTCATGGATGTGCCATTACATGTTTGCGAAGCAAGAGACCCCAAGGGCCTTTACAAGCTTGCGCGTGCTGGCAAGATCAAAG GCTTTACAGGGATTGACGATCCTTACGAGACACCGATTCATTCTGAG ATAGTGCTGAAACATGGAGAGCCATGCGCTTCCCCTGTTGAGATGGCAGAAAAAATAGTCGTATACTTGGAGAACAAAGGGTACCTACATGCATAA
- the LOC107643297 gene encoding adenylyl-sulfate kinase 3 isoform X2 produces MTGTGTATVGAESVFPLLRLQTTSHIPKLGFLKLNRSLISLRSLQIKASDSSNQLRLNGAHDLTLSNSNGNATGSGTTNLKHLSTIGNSTNIQWHSCSVQKDDRHRLLHQKGCVIWITGLSGSGKSTIACALSRILHQRGKLTYVLDGDNIRHGLNKDLGFKAQDRAENIRRIGEVAKLFADAGVICIASLISPYRRDRDACRSMLPNGDFIEVFMDVPLHVCEARDPKGLYKLARAGKIKECLQALQGLTILTRHRFILR; encoded by the exons ATGACTGGCACTGGAACAGCAACTGTGGGGGCAGAAAGCGTTTTCCCTCTTCTTCGGCTTCAAACGACGTCGCATATTCCCAAGCTAGGGTTCTTAAAGCTCAACCGCTCTCTCATCAGCCTCAGATCCCTCCAAATCAAAGCCTCCGACAGCTCCAATCAGCTGCGCCTCAATGGCGCTCACGACCTCACTCTCTCCAACTCCAATGGCAATGCCACCGGATCCG GGACAACGAACCTGAAGCATTTATCTACAATTGGAAACTCTACAAATATTCAATGGCACAGCTGTTCCGTCCAAAAAGATGATAGGCACAGGTTACTCCATCAAAAAGGATGTGTCATATGGATCACTGGTCTTAGTGGCTCTG GGAAAAGCACCATAGCTTGTGCTTTGAGTCGAATCTTGCATCAGAGGGGCAAGTTGACTTATGTTCTTGATGGGGACAACATTCGGCATGGCTTGAACAAAGACCTTGGATTTAAAGCTCAAGACCGTGCAGAGAATATCAGGAGAATTG GTGAGGTAGCAAAGCTATTTGCAGATGCTGGAGTTATTTGCATTGCAAGCTTGATTTCTCCGTATAGAAGAGATCGAGATGCCTGCCGATCAATGTTGCCAAATGGAGATTTTATTGAG GTTTTCATGGATGTGCCATTACATGTTTGCGAAGCAAGAGACCCCAAGGGCCTTTACAAGCTTGCGCGTGCTGGCAAGATCAAAG AGTGTCTCCAGGCTTTACAGGGATTGACGATCCTTACGAGACACCGATTCATTCTGAG ATAG
- the LOC107643296 gene encoding uncharacterized protein LOC107643296 isoform X2 encodes MNYAKILNSYACSKLGLGTLLWLLECISKAGLEQEIESLKKKVAACTRDNLNLQEELSEAYRIKSQLADLHNAEVSKNMEAEKQVKFFQGCVAAAFAERDQAIIEAEKAKEKEEIMSQQINGIHQRIEELTSDCVKLKEFNDALQIDLSKQIELSVNFKMVVNKFVQIRQGSLEEFEDTSWDDKCACLLHDPDALWSFNDASTSKYISALEEQLETLRNSVDRLQNKLRVGLEIENHLKKRVTILEKKQNSMDKVVDNGIADLKHHHSQYKEHIMNLLNDGESSIKSIINVIDERVRSFDQSTVPYLIPQRDGQLEDHECRDVHISPQTKPVSSSKSDPSLVELEAGGKGDRFDALAVALQEKVAALLLLSQQEERHLLERNMNAALQQKIEELQRNLVQVTNEKVKALVEFAQLKQEHQLLIEKLDQETKHGKAMVSIGESKLITHERDGSLKNLLKKTYLSRWIGPLDKSGNEVNSNPNNEGKFLNKRSTSMDFARMKIEIATFKESMESLECLTSSIHRLRLSLFKTKESVACEDVVSNISEVLNEIINEAKLVKTALGSSLPISWSGEGDAGYTGDNGGSGTPHQECSDEKIDTVSAAGLEMVELLIFAAQILRDRANQHNMAVDS; translated from the exons ATGAATTACGCAAAGATATTGAACAGTTATGCATGCAGCAAGCTGGGCCTGGGTACCTTGCTGTGGCTACTCGAATGCATTTCCAAAG CTGGATTGGAGCAGGAGATTGAGAGTTTGAAAAAGAAGGTGGCTGCTTGTACACGAGACAATCTAAATCTGCAAGAGGAGCTTTCAGAGGCTTATAGAATTAAA AGTCAACTGGCAGATCTACACAATGCCGAGGTTTCCAAG AATATGGAAGCAGAGAAGCAGGTTAAATTTTTCCAGGGTTGTGTAGCTGCTGCTTTTGCTGAAAGGGATCAAGCAATTATTGAG GCTGAAAAGGCCAAGGAAAAGGAGGAGATAATGTCACAACAAATAAATGGCATTCATCAAAG GATAGAGGAGCTCACCTCCGATTGTGTTAAACTGAAAGAGTTTAATGATGCTCTGCAGATTGATCTATCAAAGCAGATTGAGCTGAGTGTAAATTTCAAGATG GTAGTTAATAAGTTTGTTCAGATCAGACAAGGTTCTCTGGAAGAATTTGAAGATACAAGTTGGGATGATAAATGTGCATGCCTTTTGCATGATCCTGATGCATTGTGGAGTTTTAATGATGCTTCCACCTCTAAATACATT AGTGCATTAGAAGAACAGCTGGAGACATTGAGGAATTCTGTAGATCGTCTTCAAAATAAACTAAGGGTG GGCTTGGAAATTGAAAATCATTTGAAGAAGAGAGTAACTATACTGGAAAAGAAACAA AATTCGATGGACAAAGTGGTTGATAATGGCATAGCAGACCTAAAGCATCATCACTCTCAGTATAAGGAGCATATTATGAATTTACTGAATGATGGGGAATCAAGTATTAAATCCATAATCAATGTGATTGATGAAAGAGTCAGGAGTTTTGATCAGAGTACTGTGCCATATTTGATCCCCCAAAGAGATGGACAACTAGAAGATCATGAATGTCGAGATGTGCATATAAGCCCTCAAACTAAACCAGTATCATCATCTAAG AGTGATCCTAGCTTGGTGGAACTGGAAGCTGGTGGAAAAGGTGATAGATTTGATGCTCTAGCAGTTGCTTTACAAGAAAAG GTTGCTGCATTATTGCTCTTATCACAACAGGAGGAAAGACATCTATTGGAGAGAAATATGAATGCAGCCCTTCAACAGAAGATTGAAGAACTTCAGAGAAATTTGGTGCAG gTTACCAATGAAAAGGTGAAAGCTCTTGTGGAATTTGCACAACTAAAGCAGGAGCATCAGTTACTGATAGA GAAACTGGATCAGGAGACTAAACACGGAAAAGCCATGGTTAGCATTGGAGAAAGCAAGCTTATTACTCATGAAAGAGATGGAAGTTTAAAAAACTTACTGAAGAAAACATATCTAAGTCGATGGATTGGCCCACTTGATAAGAGCGGCAATGAAGTCAACAGTAATCCAAATAATGAAGGAAAATTCCTTAATAAGAGATCCACCAGTATGGATTTTGCAAG AATGAAGATTGAAATTGCTACATTTAAGGAAAGCATGGAAAGCTTGGAGTGTTTAACTTCATCAATTCATAGGCTTCGTCTCTCTCTTTTCAAG ACCAAGGAATCTGTTGCCTGTGAAGATGTAGTTTCTAATATCTCCGAAGTCCTCAATGAAATTATCAATGAAGCAAAACTTGTAAAGACTGCACTTGGGAGCTCCTTACCCATCAGTTGGTCAGGGGAAGGAGATGCTGGTTACACGGGAGATAATGGGGGCAGTGGCACGCCGCATCAGGAATGCAGTGATGAGAAGATAGATACTGTTTCTGCGGCGGGGCTTGAGATGGTAGAACTTTTGATATTTGCTGCTCAGATATTGAGAGATCGCGCAAACCAACATAACATGGCTGTTGATAGTTGA